One genomic region from Manis pentadactyla isolate mManPen7 chromosome 12, mManPen7.hap1, whole genome shotgun sequence encodes:
- the SLC25A42 gene encoding mitochondrial coenzyme A transporter SLC25A42: MGNDVKEGAVRLQEDAEPVSSKGDHREVLSSLLSGALAGALAKTAVAPLDRTKIIFQVSSKRFSAKEAFRLLYFTYQREGFLSLWRGNSATMVRVVPYAAIQFSAHEEYKRILGRYYGFRGEALPPWPRLLAGALAGITATSLTYPLDLVRARMAVTPKEMYSNIFHVFIRISREEGLKTLYHGFTPTVLGIIPYAGLTFFTYETLKSLHREYGSRPQPYPFERMIFGACAGLIGQSASYPLDVVRRRMQTAGVTGRQHASIAHTLRAIVREEGAVRGLYKGLSMNWIKGPIAVGISFTTFDLMQILLRHLQS, encoded by the exons ATGGGTAATGATGTGAAGGAAGGCGCGGTGCGTTTGCAGGAGGATGCCGAGCCCGTCTCCTCAAAG GGTGATCACAGGGAAGTTCTCAGCTCCCTTCTGTCCGGGGCTCTGGCTGGGGCTCTTGCCAAAACGGCAGTAGCTCCCCTAGACCGGACCAAAATCATCTTCCAAG TGTCTTCAAAAAGATTTTCTGCCAAG GAGGCCTTCCGGCTCCTCTACTTCACCTACCAGCGCGAGGGCTTCCTGAGCTTGTGGCGCGGGAACTCGGCCACCATGGTGCGCGTCGTCCCGTACGCCGCCATTCAGTTCAGCGCGCACGAGGAGTACAAGCGCATCCTGGGCCGCTACTACGGTTTCCGCGGAGA AGCCCTGCCCCCCTGGCCCCGCCTCCTGGCCGGCGCTCTGGCTGGAATCACGGCCACCTCGCTGACCTACCCCCTGGACCTGGTCAGAGCCAGGATGGCCGTGACCCCAAAGGAGAT GTACAGCAACATCTTCCACGTCTTCATCCGGATCTCCCGAGAGGAGGGTTTGAAGACCCTTTACCACGGATTCACACCCACCGTGCTGGGGATCATTCCCTACGCGGGGCTGACCTTCTTCACCTATGAGACGCTCAAAAGCCTGCACAGAG AGTACGGCAGCCGGCCGCAGCCCTACCCCTTTGAGCGCATGATCTTCGGGGCCTGCGCCGGCCTCATCGGGCAGTCGGCCTCGTACCCGCTGGACGTGGTGCGCCGGCGCATGCAGACAGCTGGCGTCACCGGCCGTCAGCATGCCTCCATCGCGCACACGCTGCGCGCCATCGTACGGGAGGAGGGCGCCGTGCGTGGCCTCTACAAGGGCCTGAGCATGAACTGGATCAAGGGCCCCATCGCCGTGGGCATCAGCTTCACCACCTTCGACCTCATGCAGATCCTGCTGCGGCACCTGCAGAGCTAG